The following nucleotide sequence is from Cicer arietinum cultivar CDC Frontier isolate Library 1 chromosome 2, Cicar.CDCFrontier_v2.0, whole genome shotgun sequence.
aataatgtaagCTCTATAGTTTNNNNNNNNNNNNNNNNNNNNNNNNNNNNNNNNNNNNNNNNNNNNNNNNNNNNNNNNNNNNNNNNNNNNNNNNNNNNNNNNNNNNNNNNNNNNNNNNNNNNNNNNNNNNNNNNNNNNNNNNNNNNNNNNNNNNNNNNNNNNNNNNNNNNNNNNNNNNNNNNNNNNNNNNNNNNNNNNNNNNNNNNNNNNNNNNNNNNNNNNNNNNNNNNNNNNNNNNNNNNNNNNNNNNNNNNNNNNNNNNNNNNNNNNNNNNNNNNNNNNNNNNNNNNNNNNNNNNNNNNNNNNNNNNNNNNNNNNNNNNNNNNNNNNNNNNNNNNNNNNNNNNNNNNNNNNNNNNNNNNNNNNNNNNNNNNNNNNNNNNNNNNNNNNNNNNNNNNNNNNNNNNNNNNNNNNNNNNNNNNNNNNNNNNNNNNNNNNNNNNNNNNNNNNNNNNNNNNNNNNNNNNNNNNNNNNNNNNNNNNNNNNNNNNNNNNNNNNNNNNNNNNNNNNNTTATGATAGAAAATTTAGAGTGAAGAGATAGTGTCTCAGTCTAAGATAGGGAAGACTTTGTGACTTATTGAACTCTTATAATCTCGAcccatttattaaaaaatatttgttagtgTTTGTTCATGTTGATTATAGATGAATTCTAACATAATCAATTCAATCACGTATTGACAAATCATATATAAGACTGATAGTGTTGAATTTGATATGATAACCTCTATAATCTTTtacttaaaatataatatcgaTAAAACGAATTCTTTGTCTCTTTAAACACTGCATTTaaacagaaaaacaaataatactATACTGCAATGACAAATAAATCAACGTCGCATTCAAAAggtaaaattataaatgaaacacacaaaaataaataaataaataaataaataaatacgggtGGCTAACAATTTCGTATTGAATTCACTGGAGAACACAAACTTAATATGAAAGTTATCATTAACATTTGCAAAAGAGGCTATCTTTGTTCTTGCGTGACGTGCAAGTGGAGATTTACTAAAGgtgcaatattttattttatctttagaaaaaaaaaaggtacaatttaataatttataaaattttcttaCCTTTACAAGTTTACATCAATCTCCATCTCAATTGCGGCTGTTTGCATTTTGATGGTTTACAATTTttcactattttaatttttaataatggaaataattaaaatatatatagagcCACATTCTCTCACAAAAACATAGGGGTCATATTGTAATTTCAAATCATTATTCTTTTACAACTATTACTTTATTTCAAGGAACTAGATTCAGATTCTTCAAAATCAAGCAAGATTTTAGGTTTGATGAGATGATATGGTTGAGAGGAAAACACTTACAtcatttatacataaaataaaaaataaaaatatcattcataatAGTAAGTTAGATACAACCGGTATTTAGAGCTATTACATTAGTTTATCTTATAAAAAACTTCAGAATTTGGACaataaatagattttaatttaattcaatttttataagtGATTATTCTCTAAAAGTCATTTAAAACTCTAACAGTAATCAATGATACTTTTTGAAAGTATAAGTTCACGACTCCTTCTCACGATTTAGATAGTGGCTTGATTAGTGTCAATTCAACAAGTTAAATTTTGAGAAATATGTATTGGTTTTGTCTTGTTTTTCTCAAATGACTATCAATCAAGTCACTGATACtattattaaagaataaaaaagaggctaaattacatatgtggtcctttaacttaatttcaggtaacgttttagtcctttatcttttttttttcccgatttagtcatttattcctaacaatatcaaataaagtatgaaaatatgagtttatttgaagatttgcgttacgaatttgatgaaatttgtattatattgaagaatataattaattttatgagttttgattgaatttttttttttgaatttttgaataaaaaaggatatcattgttgaaattttaaaacataaaatatcaaattgtcacttaaaattaaaataaaggaccaagtcggggaaaaaaaaagataaaggactaaaatgttaccggaaattaagttaaaggaccacgaatgtaatttaacctaaaaAAGACTATAAACTTCTACTTCTATAAGACCTATAGATTTGAATAGTTTTCAAGTATTATTGGTTCACATCAGACCATTATAAAAATGGTGAACCATAGAATATGCATAATAGGATATAAAGTTGAATAATGATAGTATATTACATTGATATGATAAATATTACTCAATCATTTGTTCGATGCGCATATGATAACAAACAAGATAACATTAGTTTATCATGTTATGTAATTGATACACATTTTATTAGGAcatgatataatatttaaatgataaaattatcaTCGTAGAACAATTACATAAACTAACAAAAgctactaaaaaataaaataaataatgaaatcattgtatatttaaaatatccatTAACActagtaaaaatttaatttcaattttaaaaaaaaaatcatgaataataaaataattatattttactttttttgataagctaaacaaaaatatgatatatatagaaaaattatcctcgtaaacaaattagatttatttaaaattttctattaattttcacatttatataattttaaataataacttattagtgtatataaaatgacaaaatcatGCTTGTTAtcaatttgattattaatattttatttttaaatttaatatcaaattttattatttttattttatttttatttttatattttataagggtGATTGACTAAAtcattattcttattatattaTGCTAATATCATAATCTAGCTCATATTCATAATAAATTTTCTAACTAAGATAGTATTTTGGATTAACTTATACTACCTCtgtctatttaaaattttaactacatgaattatttctttattaacatattcataattcatttacgtctttttttataatcaacaataaatattatgataaaaacattaactatttttctcttttgatgaataaactattaaaaacaatattaattcttAACCAATTTACTACTATTATCTACTTTTATAATTCCCATAATTTGATCAATAAAACTATATATGAAAGATAATAATATCTTACTTGTTGATTAAACATCGGATTATTGTTACATGATtacttattcttatttttaatatcttaaTCAAACGCCCCTAATCTAGAAGTTCTCTTTGAAGTATGAACAccattgaatttatttgaattaatggGAATAATTTCTTACCGACTACCCACTCGGTTTTATCCTCTCTATAATATGCCTTTAACCATTCTCAAATTATTCTTTAAAACTCAACTCTAAAGACATGTGTAGCATAAACTTCTAGTATTTTTTTTAGCAATCTAAAATCATTCGATGATGTACCATCTTATccatattgatattattatcatacaattctaattatttttttttttttgcctcaTTCTCACTCAACCTCTTCTACCTCTTCCTTTCATTCAATAAAATTCTTCAAAAATCAGAATTTGACTTGTATTCATTTGAGGGTTTATtcctttctttcattttctagctgtttttttttttcaattgtgtGATTTTTAGCttaatttcttgtttttcttcatGCCCAAAAATGCATATGGTTTTCCTTAATAATCAAGTTACCATCTTTTAGCAATTCTTAAAATTGGGGTGTgagtctctctctctctctctctcaacaTGGCTATCAAAGTTTATTTGTCCAAATACACCTTTTTCATGGACATCTCTTTCCTCttgttgatttgtgttttcATGATTATTCACTTCAACACACCAAAAGAAGATATTTTTATGGTtctaagaaataaaaacaaCCACTCTACCTTTGATGATGTCAATGATGAACAAGGATGCAATACTTTAGACAACATAGGTGACTACAAAGCCAAGTGTGTGTACCTTAAATCCAATGATTCATGTGTCTCTCAAGGCTACATTGATTACCTTTACCTTTTCTATTGCAAATTTGGAAAATTTCCTTTTTTGGGTTATACCCTTTTGTTTTCttgtcttttaattattttttatttattggcTAATACAacttcttattatttttgtccttCACTTGAAAATTTATCAAAGTTATTAAGATTGTCACCAACAATTGCTGGTGTCACTCTTCTCTCTCTTGGTAATGGTGCTTGTGATGTTTTTTCTAGTCTTGTCTCTTTTCAAGTAAGTGGGACCCGCAATATTGGTTTGAACACAATTATTGGAGGTGTTTTTTTTGTGACATGTGTTGTTGTTGGGATAGTTAGCATTTCAATTAGTAAAAGAGGGATTCATGTTATGAAGTATGCTTTTGTAAGAGATGTTTGTGttctactttttgttcttctttgttTGCTTTGTGTTTTGATCATTGGTGAGATCAATGTTTTTGGAGCAATTGgtttttgttttatgtattttgtttatGTAATTGTTGTTTATGTCTCATCTACCAAATGGAAAGATAGTGATGTTGGTTGCGGTGATGATGAAAAGGAAAATTATGGAAATGAATTGAATTTGAATGTGTCTCTTCTAAACGGTGTGAAGAAAGGATCTAATATTGATTATGTTGAAAATGGTATTCAAGAATGTGATTTGAATATAGAGAAAAATTGTTGCTTCATAAGATCTTCAATATgtagaattttattttgtgttcTTGAGATGCCACTTTATTTACCAAGGAGATTAACAATTCCTATTGTCAATGAAGAGAAATGGTCAAAGCTATATGGTGTTTCTTCAATGATATTAGCACCAATTCTCTTATCTTTTCTATGGAACACTCAAAAGGGACATAGTATTTTTAGCACAAGCCTTATTGTTTATGGAATTGGATTATTGGTTGGAATTATATTTGGTGTGATAGCATTTTTCACAACAAATACTTCAATGCCACCAAAAAAGTGCTTATTTCCTTGGCTTGTAGGAGGGTTTATAATGAGTGTGGCATGGAGTTACATTATAGCTCAAGAGTTGGTTGGATTGTTGGTTTCAATTGGTTTAATTTGTAGAATTAGTCCTTCAATATTAGGGTTAACAATTCTTGCTTGGGGGAATTCAATTGGTGATTTGATAACAAATTTAACATTGGCTTTAAATGGTGGACAAGAGGGGGTTCAAATAGCAATTTCAGGTTGTTATGCTGGCCCAATTTTTAATACCCTTGTTGGATTAGGATTGTCTCTTGTAAGTTCTACATGGTCACAATATCCACAACCTATTTTGATCCCTAAAGATCCATATTTATGGGAGACATTGGTATTTTTGGTGGTTGGATTGGTTTTTGCACTAGTGGTTTTGATCAAAAAAGATATGAAAGTTGATGGATTATTGGGAGGAGGGCTTTTAGTTGTTTACTTCATTTCTCTGTTTTTGAGGTTAATTCAAACACAAGGGTCTCTCCAATTTTAGGATAGGTAAGGTTTAGATTCTTAGTATTTAGAATACAACATGTTTAAGGCTTGTCATCAAACTCTTATAACCAATGACAAATAGTAACAAAATGTTTGGACTAAGTGATCAATGAGTTTCTATTAATAACGATTTATTTGGAAAAACTCGAATTCGAATCTTgactaaaataattatgttcagattttagttatttttctaGTGGAATTCTGAATTATAAAGTTTCATTTCTTTTGTGATTAGAATAATTAATACTAAACAAATTATTagcaaatgaatttttttaatggaatTGAATTTGTAACTTTGGTGTAAATTtgctattttttatattttcaaatggccctttttttatttatctagcTTTACTATTTGCCTAATGCCAATTGCATGTACATCCTAACCATACCATtgaaatagaattattttttacttttatttttattttcttcttctttgtaaCATTGCCTTGAATTTGTAACAACAGATCTTCTGGCTTATGGCTAGTCTACATGTTGTGATGCTTAGGTTCACTTGGTGTTTAGCATAAGTTCATTTATATGCAAAATGGTATTAGGATGAGTTTGtctaaacaaattaattaagtgtttattaaataagtatttttattaGTGCTTATTTATAAGAAACTCTAACTAAATTAAAGAGGAAACAAAATTGAATTGTTTTCACATGTTTCTCTTAAATATTTAATCGTATATGCTATAAAATATGTCCAAATAAGCCCTTTTTTACACATCCAATAAGCTATTAAAATGTACACTTATTCAAATTCTTCTACTAGATGAGTATAACATTGACTTCAAAACAGTTGTTGCaatataaaatgtatttaatgAACAACTTTAGAATTGGCCAAGTTGAATTAACTGAATATTTGTCACTTTTATTTCTTTACAATGTAATTAATGTCACTGTCAAATTTGTGTCTCATAACCGTATTATCAAATTTGCTAATGgcattgataaaattaataaaagttaGGTAATGtatgacttttttttataacatgaTCAGCCTAAATaactcataataaaataaaaaacgtcaaatgaattttaagaagaaaatttctttaaactttaaaaaaaatcatataaaatcacaaatttgttaatgtgtaaaaaaaatacGCGTCTTAGCAATCCATTACATTTTGTTACCGGAATCTTTGTTTTCTACTCaatctatttttttcattattattattgttattattattattattatttttttttttttgcctctaGAGTTTCATAAGTAACCACATGTTGTGAAGCCTTAAAACCTTGGGTGATAAAATTGATCAACTTAATTATGCCAACAACCACagcaacaaaaaaagaaaaactaaaggCACAAGTGGTTTTGAGTttctaatatttgattttaaaaattaaaatatattcagATAAATTAAGGGtgattcaaaataaataaataaataaatagatattgtAATTTTCGTAGACATAAATATCACTTCAACAATAACTGACTActgatcattgttattatcatcgACCACCTCTGTTATCATTGACCACCACTTCTAACAATTATCACCACCATCTTCAACCATCACTGCCACCATCTATGACAACCTCTGCCGCCACCTACCTCCCACCACCATCCAACCACCATCTCCCATCACCAAATATCATGACCACCATCTCAACCATTTTCATCATCGCCACACATCCACCTCTACCCACCGACCACCCACGTCTGACAACTACCACCACTATCTATGATCAAGACCAACTATGACAAGAACAACCAAGCCTTTAGTAATTAGTGAGAGacccaaaatttatt
It contains:
- the LOC101491721 gene encoding cation/calcium exchanger 2-like; its protein translation is MAIKVYLSKYTFFMDISFLLLICVFMIIHFNTPKEDIFMVLRNKNNHSTFDDVNDEQGCNTLDNIGDYKAKCVYLKSNDSCVSQGYIDYLYLFYCKFGKFPFLGYTLLFSCLLIIFYLLANTTSYYFCPSLENLSKLLRLSPTIAGVTLLSLGNGACDVFSSLVSFQVSGTRNIGLNTIIGGVFFVTCVVVGIVSISISKRGIHVMKYAFVRDVCVLLFVLLCLLCVLIIGEINVFGAIGFCFMYFVYVIVVYVSSTKWKDSDVGCGDDEKENYGNELNLNVSLLNGVKKGSNIDYVENGIQECDLNIEKNCCFIRSSICRILFCVLEMPLYLPRRLTIPIVNEEKWSKLYGVSSMILAPILLSFLWNTQKGHSIFSTSLIVYGIGLLVGIIFGVIAFFTTNTSMPPKKCLFPWLVGGFIMSVAWSYIIAQELVGLLVSIGLICRISPSILGLTILAWGNSIGDLITNLTLALNGGQEGVQIAISGCYAGPIFNTLVGLGLSLVSSTWSQYPQPILIPKDPYLWETLVFLVVGLVFALVVLIKKDMKVDGLLGGGLLVVYFISLFLRLIQTQGSLQF